Genomic DNA from Leptotrichia wadei:
TTTATATATATTATTATTATGCACTGTGGAAATGTGGGAATATTGATGAATAAAGGGTTTGCTAGAGAATAACTTGTGGAAAACTTTTGTTGATTTTGTGGAAAACTTTTTTCAACAATATTATCCACACACTTATCAACATCAAATGTGGAAAACTAAATTAAATGTGGAAAAGCTGTGGAAAATCCCTAAATATAAGGATATAAATTTTTGTGGAAAAGTAAAAAAAAAATAACATAACTATTGTAAATATCAGATTAATAGATATTTTTTTCATGTGGAAAAGTATGTGGAAAACTTTTTCCCAAAATCTTGATTATTTATTTTATATATGTTATAGTTAAATCAAATTAGAGGTTAAACGATAATGACTTTATTATAAATTGATAATATAAAGAAGGGAAATAGCAGATGGATGTCGTGAAATTGTGGGAAAAAGTAAAAAAAATTATGAAAAGGAAGATTAATGAAGGAGAGTTTGAACTTTTTTTTGAGAATGTAAAGGCAGTAAAAATAGAAGATAATGTATTTACACTTACTTGTAATTCCAAATTAATAAAGGAAAGTGTGGAAAAGTATAAAAGCCAGATGGAAGAAATTGTGGAAATTGTGACAGATGAGGAAATTAAAATGAACTTTGAAGTAAAAAAACAGGATGTAATGTTGTATAAATCTGAAACACACAGACTTCCAAAGGAAACAAGGGAAAAAGCTCCAATTCATACCGGATTAAATCCTAGACATCGGCTCGATAATTTTGTAGTTGGGGAAAACAGCAGGTTAGCATACAATGCATGTCTTGCAGTTGTGAAAAATCCGACTGTTTATAATCCGCTTTTCATCTTTGGAAGTTCAGGGCTTGGAAAAACTCATCTTATGCAGGCTGTGGGAAATGCAATTTTAGAAAAGGATCCAACAAAACGAGTTTATTATTCCACTTCAGAAGAATTTGCAAATGAGTTTTTTAAAGTTTTAAATAGTGGACGGATTCAGCATTTTCGTGATACCTTTCGTGCTTTAGACGTGCTTCTTTTAGATGATATACAATTTTTTGAAAAGGTATTTGGACGTGGAGAAGGAACTGTGGAAGAGGAGTTTTTCCACACCTTTAATAAATTGCAGGAACTGGGAAAGCAAATAATAATGATAAGCGACAAGTCGCCAAAAGAAATAAAGAATCTGTCAAAACGTTTAGAATCAAGATTTTTGTCAGGCTTAACTGTGGAAATACAAAGTCCAGGTTATGAAACTCGCATGATGATTTTAAAAAATATGGCTGAAGCACAAGGAATCGAGATAGATGACAGCATCCTAGAATATATTTCAGATTCTTTAAATACAAACGTAAGAGAGCTGGAAGGAACACTGACGAACCTTAATGCAAGGGCAAAACTTCTAAATGAACAAATAACATTGGAATTGGTACAGGAAATGCTTATGCACAATGTAAAGCGGGAACAATCTAAGGTGACAGCCCAAAAAGTAATAGAAATGATTTCTACACATTATAACGTTAGCGTAGCCGATATGAAATCTAAAAAACGTCAAAAAAAGATAGTTGAAACAAGACAAATCGCAATGTATCTCTTAAAAAATAACGATGATTTAGATTTAAGCCTAACTGCAATAGGTGGACTTTTTGGTGGAAAAGACCATAGCACAGTTATAAGCAGTATTAGAAAAATTGATAAAAAAACAAAAGAAGATATTGTTTTTAAGAAGGAAATTAATACATTAAATAAGAAGATATTCAAGAAGTAATTGTGTAAAAGGTGTGGAAAACTTTGTGGAAAAGTCATGTAAAAAAATCTAAAATTTTCCACAGTGGAAAAAGTTTTCAACAATGTTAATTTTTATAAATATTTATTATCAAGATAATTATATTATAATTAATTAAAAAAATAAATTTTAAGATTGTGGAAAAATAAAAATCAATTATCCACAGTATATTGAAAAGTTTTCCACAAAAATTGTGGAAAAAAGATTGTTAAGATTATTGATTAATACTAGTATTGTGGAAAAGTAAAATTATATTGTGTAAAACTAAAATTTAGTTATCCACATTGTTAAAAAAAGTTATCCACATTTGTGTATAAACAGATTTAATTAATTTTTGATTAAATATAAGTGGTTGAAAAATTATATAAATAAAAAATATAAAAAGTTTTCCACATAGATGAAAATTATATTCACAATATAATGTGGAAAAATGATTAGTCATAAAAGTTAGTAAAGATAAGGATAAAATATAATTGTGGAAAAAATGTGGAAAAGATTGTGGAAAAAGTTTTCCACAAAAAAAATGAGTTTTCCACAGAAAAATTAACCATTAATTTTATTAATGATTAAAAAAAAATAGAAGGAGAAAAGAAAATGAAAAATATAGATAGTGAAATTGAAGAAATTACGATAAATACTGAGTTTATAAAATTGGATCAGCTTTTGAAATGGGCAAACTTTACAGGTTCTGGAGTGGAAGCAAAAATGTTTATTTTGAATGGAGAAGTGAAAGTAAATGATGCTGTGGAAACTAGACGTGGGAAAAAAATTTATGATGGGGATATTGTGGAGTTTGCTGGAGAAAAAGTTGTTGTAAGGGCAAGACATTAAATAGTTTGCTGATTTACTAAAAAGACAAATAGTTGTGAAAGTAGGCTGTGGAGAATATAAGGGGAGATTTTTATGAAAAAAGGTATAGGAATTGGAGTAGAAGATTTTAGTGAAGTAATAAAAGAGAATTGTTATTATATTGACAAAACAAAATGGATAGGAGAAATTTTAGAGGATAAATCAAAAATAAAGCTATTCACACGTCCAAGAAGATTTGGGAAAACGCTTAATATGTCGATGTTAAAATATTTTTTTAATGTTGAAAATAAAGAAGAAAATAGAAAGTTATTTAATGGACTCGATGTTGAAAAGTCTGAATATATGTCTGAACAGGGACAATATCCAGTGATTTTTATTTCATTGAAAAGCATAAAGGCGAAAACTTGGGAGGAAGCAATACAGGAAATTAGACTGCTAGTTTTAGAATTGTTTTCTGAATACAAGTATCTTTTGGAAGACTTGGATGAGTATGATTTGCCTAGATTTAAGAAGTATTTAATGGGCAATGCAGATTTTTCTGAATTAAAAAATGCCTTGCTGTTTTTAACTAGAATATTATTTCAGAAGTATAAAAAAGAAGTTATCTTATTAATTGATGAATACGACAGTCCTTTAATTTCTGCTTATGAACATCATTATTATAGTGATGCCGTCGCATTTTTTAAAGTATTTTACGGAGAAGCACTGAAAACTAACCAATATTTAAAAATGGGAGTTATGACTGGAATTATAAGGGTTATTAAGGCTGGAATATTTTCTGACTTGAACAATCTAAATGTTTATTCTATTTTAGAAAATGAATATTCCGAGTTTTTTGGTTTTAATCAGGGTGAGGTTGAAGAAACTCTTGAATATTTTGATGTAAAGTATGAACTTTTTGATGTTAAGGCTTGGTATGACGGTTATAAATTTGGTGATTCTGATGTGTATAATCCTTGGAGTATTTTAAAATTTTTAAAATCTAAAAAAATTGGTTCTCACTGGATTGATACTTCTGGGAATTTCTTGATTAATCAGATTTTGAAAAATACAGATTCTGAAATTATGGAAACTTTGGAAGCTCTTTTTAATGGAGAAACTGTTGAAGAAAATATCGGTGGTAATTCTGATTTATCTAGTTTATTGGGGCAAGAGGAAATTTGGGAACTTCTTTTATTTAGCGGATATTTGACTATTAATGAAAAAATTGGGGAAGACTATGAGGATGTGTATTCCTTGAGATTGCCTAATAGGGAGGTAAGGGAGTTTTTTAGGAAGAAATTTATTGATGTAAATTTTGGGGAAAGTAGTTACAGATAGTTATAGTGTGAAGGGAAAGAAATAGCGATGTATTTGGATCAGATTAGTTTTAATAACTTTCGTTGCCTTGTGGATGGGAAGTTGAAGTTTGACAGGTATTTTAATTTAATATATGGGAAAAATGGACAGGGGAAGACATCGCTTATTGAGGCTGTCCATTTTTTGGCTACGGGGAAAAGCTTTAGGACTAAGAAGGTTAAGGAGATTCGCAAGTATAATTTGAACAGGCTGATTGTGTTTGGGAAGTATAGACATAAGGATTTGTCGGAAAATGCTATTGCTATTGATGTGAATGAGGATAAGAAGGACTTTTATATTGATAGGGAAAAAAATAAATATATAAATTATGTGGGGCTACTTAACATTATTTCGTTTATTCCTGAAGATATTGAGCTGATTATTGGGAATCCTGGTGTTAGGAGAAACTTTTTTAATTATGAGATTTCGCAGGCAAAAAAGGAGTATTTACAGTCGATTGTGAATTTTGAGAAAATATTGAAGGTGCGGAACAAGCTTATAAAGGAAAAAAAGACTGGCGAGGAAATTTATAAGATTTATAACGAAAAATTTATAGAGGAGGGGCTGAATATTGTTTTAAATCGGCAGGAGTTTATAAAAAAAATATCAATTTTATTAAACTTGAATTATCGTAAGTTATTTGATGAAAATTCAGAATTAAAATTAAAATATGACTGTTTTCTTGGAGATGTGGAAAAGAAGACTAGGGAAGAATTGAAGGAAAAATTTGAAATGTTATGTAAAAGGAAAAGCGAGAGGGAAAAGTTTCTTGGATACAGCCTGCTTGGCCCTCAAAAAGATGATTTTATCTTTGAGCTGAATGGGAAAAATGCAAAGGCATATTCTTCACAAGGGGAGAAAAAATCCATAATATTCTCGCTAAAAATTTCAGAAATTGATATTTTAATAAAGGAAAAAAAGGAGTATCCGATATTTATAATGGACGACATCGCTTCATATTTTGATGAAGTCAGAAAAAAAAGTATTTTAAGTTATTTTGCAAATAAAAAAATCCAGTGTTTTATAACTTCGACAGAGGATTTGGGAATAGAAGGGAAAAAATTTATTGTGGAAAAGGGAAAAGTTGTAGAAAAAAAATAAATAAAAGGGTTGAGAAATGGAAGAAATTAAAGAATTAAAAAGTTTGGCATTAGAGGCGATTGAAAAGCAAAGTTCACTTTTAAAAAATGAGAAATATATTTTTTTGAAAATTAAGAAAAGTTGGAAGCAAATTGTAAATGGTCCAATTGGTGAAAAAACTTATCCGAAGGGACTATTTAATAGAAATTTGATTGTAGTTATTAATGATAATGTTATTTATCATACAACAATAATGTGTAAAGAAGTTATAAAGGAAAAAATAAATACTTTCTTGAATGGAGAATTTGTGGAAAATATAGAGTTTATGAAAATAAATTATAAAGTAAAACGTGATTTATTGGATGAACTTATTGAAAATGAGGAAAATAGAGGGACAATTCGAATTGGGGAGATTCCAAAAGGGAATGTTAGGAAAAAAGAAGTAAATATTGAAGCAGAAAATAAAATTACAGGAAGAATAGAGGATATTATACTTTCTTCAGAGGAAATTAAGGAAATTCATGAGAATATTGATAAAATTGATGAAAAATATGAGGACATTGCTAGAAATTTGGAAAAAATTGCAATAAAATTGAAAAAAAGAGAAAAATATTTGAAAAGTATTGGATATATAGAGTGTGAGAATTGTAAAATTCTATTTTTGCAGGAAAGTAATGAAAAAATGTGTTTTGAGTGCAGAATGAATGAGAAAAATCAGAAATTTCAGAAAATAACAGATTTAATAAGAAATAAACCGTATATTTCAGAAAAACAGGCAGTCCGAATGACAAATACCGATAAATCCACATATTATAAGGCACGGGATATTTTGGCACAGCAGACTTACAATGATATGCTTTATTACTGCCTTGAAAAAAACAGGGAAATTTCTTTAAATGAGGATTATGAGTTTGAAATTCGGAGTGAGTCAAGGGAAGATGTGGAAAAATTTATAAAGAATTATGTGGATTATAAAGTCGGGAGTGATAATGAGGAGGTTTTTAAGATTGAGAGAAAGTGGGCTTTGAGAAGGTTAAGAAAGGATATGAAATTTAGGCTTGAGAATAGTAGGAGATATTGATTTTATAGCAAAATTTTTTTAAAACATATTTCAATATCATGATTTATTCGGATTAATATTATTACTCATTTAGAGAGTAAATGTTTAATAAATTTTGAATTATACACTATTTATCAAGAAATTAAAACTTCTTGTTTTCAATACAGTTTCTATTTTTTTATGGGATTTAGTATTAGATTATTTGTTTAATAACAGTTTTTACTATTTTTATTATGTTTTTTCTTTTATTTTCACAGGATTGCTCATTGCCGCAAATCCTTATCTTGCAATGAAGGTTCATTCTAATAATTAAAATTGTGGCAAGAATCGCTACGTAATACCTATGGCTAGACTCTGACTTTTATTTGCCCAACTCTGAAATTCCTCATTCTAGTCATCAGGCAGTCGTAGTTGAACAAATAAGAGCTCCGTCGGTTTATTAAAACTAAAAAATATGTTAAAATGATATATCTTAACTATTTGATAAAAAAATTGAAAGAAGGTAAAAAAGGAAATGAAGAAAATATTTTTAATGATTGGAATACTCTTGGGAATTAATGGATTTTCAGATAAGAATATTAATAAAGATAATGTGAAAATAAAACAGTCTGTGATTGCTACAACGTATACTTACCCAGATGGAAAAAATTCATTTTGGAATGATATTTTGATACTGGGGAAAGAGAAGGTTCCTTATGTACTGATAAATCCAAATAATGGTGCAGGAAAAAAGGTAGAAGTGAATTATGCAGCTCAGATTAAAAAAAATAAGGAAGCTGGGATAAAAAATATTGCTTATATTCCGACAAATTATCAAAAGAGAAATATTGGGAAAGTAAAAGATGAAGTTGACAGATATTTGGAATTTTATGGCAAAGATAATATAAATGGATTCTTTTTTGATGAAATTGCTTCGGATACTTTGCAACAGGTAAATTATATGAAGGAAGTTTTTGATTATGTGAAAAATAAGTCTAAAAATAATTTCGTGATTGCCAATCCAGGAGCACCGATTACTGATGCGATTTCACCTTATGCGGATATTTTTGTAACAAGTGAGGTAAGTGCAAATGTGTATATTAACAAATTTGAGAAGCCGAAATCTAATTTTGAGAATAATAAGGCAAATGCAAAACATATTTGGCATATTGTGCATAGTGCTAATCCTAAGGACTATGCGGAAATTATAAGGTTATCAAAAGAGAGAAATGCAGGATGGCTCATGATAACAGATGATGTTATGCCAAATCCTTATGACAGGAAGCCATCTAAATTTGTGGAAATGGTAAATATGGTAAATATGGTTAATGATTAATTTTTATTATTGTTATTTAGGTTTTTTAAAAGAAAAAATATAAAAAATACTGTATTAATGAAATTTTATAGACTTTTAAAAATTATAAAAGAATTTAAACATAAATGGAGAAAAAATGTATATTAAAGAATTATTGAAGGAAGCGGATAAGTCAATAGAAAATTATAAGTATAATGATGCACTTGTGTATTTGAAGTCAGTGCTTGAAATTGATGAGAGCAACTATTCGGCACTCATGACACTTTCCAAAATTTATACAGATTTTGGGATGTTCGAGGAAGCGAAGGAGTATGCTGAAAAATTGTATAAAAAGTATCCTGAGAGTAAGGATACGCTTTTTACGTTGGGACTTATTTATCAGTCGCTTGGGAGACTGAAAAAGGCAATTTTGCTTTATAAAAAATTTCTGGAAATAGAAAAAAATTATTTTGTGTATCTTAATATGGGAATGTCCTATGCTTTGTTGAAGTATTATAGAAAGGCAATTGAAAATATTAATATTGCGATAGAAATGGAGCCTGAAAGCTCGGAAGCGTATGTTGAAAAGGGCGATTGCCTTACAATGATGGGAAAATATGACGAGGCCATTTCTGAATATGAAAAATTGTTAAATTTTAAATTTAACGAAGTGGAGGAATTTTCACTTTATGCACGAATGGGCGATACAATGGCTTATGCGAATAATATAAAGGAAGTTATAAAATATTATAATATTGCTATAAATTGTGAAAATGTGGAAGATTATATATTTGAAGATTATTTTGAGATATTATTTAGAGCTGGAGAGTATAGTGAAATAAAGATTTTGCTTTTAAATTATGAAAACGCAACAAATGAAAATAAAAAGCTTTCACGGATAAAAATGCTGAATTTGCAAGGAAGATTTTTTGTGAAAGTTGCAGATTATGAAAGTGCACAAAAAGTTTGTGATAAAATGATAATCCTAGAGCCTGAAAATTTTCGACATTATGTGAATTTAGCTTATATTCTGGAATTACAGCATAAATATGACAGGGCACTTGAATGTGTGGATAAAATGGAAAAAATTATGGAAGATAAGGAATTTCTAAAGGAATTGAGAAAAAGAATAAGAAAAAATAAGAGAAAATTTGAAAGAGAAAAAAAGAAAAATTCAGAAGAGTAAAAAAAATTAAAAATTATGGGGATTTCAAATGGAAGAAAAAAAATATGAAGTTAATAGGAAATATGATGAAAAAAAATTGATAAATGTATTGAAAAATTTTGATAAAGCTGGGGAATATGTTGTAGAATCTGGGAGAAATGAGATAAAAAGATTTGAAATAGATTTTGAAAATAATTTGGAAAGAGTGAATTTAAAAAGGAAAAAAAATAATAAAATTGATGATTTTAAAGCAAAAAAAATGATAAATGTAAAAAAATTTAAGAGAAAGGATTTTATTACAAATTTTTTCTATAAATTTAAAGGCTCAAAGGCAAAACGTTCTTATGAGTATGCAAAAAAATTATTGGAATACAAAATAAAGACGCCAGAACCAATTGCTTATTTTGACGATTTTATGAATGAAAATAATAAAAAAAATAGTTATTATATAAGTGAAGAGTTGAAATATGATTTTACCTGCAGGGAAGTTTTTTGGCCTGAAGATATTGAGGAGGAAAAGGCTAAGCAAGGGGGAAATTACAAAATAAGCGAAGAAATGGAAAGAATGCTTACAAAAGTTGAAAAAAATCGTGAAAAAATAATAAAGCAATTTGCAAAATTTTCGTTTAATTTGCATGAAAATGGAGTGGAATTTGAGGATTATTCGCCTGGAAATGTGCTAATTAAGGATAAAAGCGGGAATTATGAATTTTATCTTGTGGATTTGAATAGAATGAAGTTTAATGTAAAATTTAATTTAAATAGAAGAATGAAAAATGTTTCGAGAATGATGGAAAACGAAAAAATAGCTAGAATTTTTGCTAATGAATATGCGAAGTATTATAAACAGCGGGAAGAGACAGTTTTTAGATATTTGAGATATTATATTAGAAAACATAAGAAATATGTAGATTTTATGGATATTACACGTCCATTTAGAAATATTTTTAAAAGGAAAAAATAAGAGTAAATGAAAGGATAAATAAAAAATGAGAAATTATGACATAATTGTTGTTGGAGCGGGTCATGCTGGGGTGGAAGCTGCTCTTGCTGCAGCAAGACATGGACTGAAAACAGCGTTGTTTACGATATATCTTGATAATATTGCGATGATGTCGTGTAATCCATCGGTTGGAGGTCCTGGAAAAAGCCATCTGGTATCGGAACTTGGAATGCTTGGCGGAGAAATGGCTAGACATATTGACAATTATAATTTGCAGCTGAAAAATTTGAATCATACGAAGGGGCTGGCTTCACGAATTACTAGAGCACAAGCTGATAAATACTGGTATAGAATTAAAATGAGGGAAATTATTGAAAAGCAGAAAAACTTGGAATTAGTTCAAGGGATTGTTGTGGATTTGATTGTGGAAAATAAGAAGGTTATGGGAGTGGAAGATAATCTTGGGATTAGATATGGGGCAAAGGCGGTTGTCTTGTGCACTGGAACTTTTTTAGGCGGAGAATATGTTATGGGGGATGTAAAGTATTCTTCAGGACGGCAAGGAGAGCCTGCAAGCGTGGATTTGCCAGATAGGCTTGCAGAATATGGATTTGAGCTGGACAGGTATCAAACTGCAACCCCTCCAAGAATTGCCAAATCTTCAATTGACTTTTCTAAAATGCAGGAATTAAAAGGAGAAGACAAACCACGATATTTTTCTTATGAAACAAAAAAAGAATATAACTCAACTTTGCCAACTTGGTTGACATTTACAACACCTGAAACTATTCGTGTGGGGCAGGAAATGCTTAAATATTCGCCCATTGTGACAGGAGTTGTAAGTACAAAAGGTCCTCGGCATTGTCCTTCGCTTGATAGAAAGATTATGAACTTTCCAGAAAAAACAAATCATCAGATATTTCTAGAGCAGGAATCTGTAGAATCAGATGAAATCTACATAAACGGATTTACGACAGCAATGCCTCCATTTGCACAGGAAGCAATGTTAAAGACAATTAGCGGGCTTGAAAATGCCAAAATTGTACGTTACGGGTATGCTGTGGAATATAACTTTGTACCTGCATATCAGTTAAAATTAACTCTTGAAACAAAAGTTCTGGATGGACTTTATACAGCGGGAACGATTAATGGAACGAGTGGATATGAAGAGGCTGCCTGTCAAGGATTTATGGCGGGAGTCAATGCTGCAAGAAAAATTTTAGGAAAAAAGGAAATTGTGATTGACAGGAGTGAGGGGTATATCGGCGTTCTGATTGATGATATAATAAATAAAAAAACGCCAGAGCCTTATCGTGTATTGCCTTCAAGAGCTGAATACAGACTGACTTTGCGTCAAGATAACATTTTTATAAGACTTTTGGAAAAAGCGAAGGAAATTGGGTTATTAAATGCTGAAAAATTAGCCGAACTTGAAAATACGTGTAAGGAAATTGAAAATGAAATTGAAAGATTGAAAGGAATTACGGTTTATCCGACTAAGGAAAATAATGAAAAATTATTTGAAATTGTAGAAAAACAAAATCAATCTGAAAGTGCGGAAGTTGAAAAAAATAGTAAAAATAGTATGAACAGCCCTGTTTCAGCCTTTGAATTTCTTGCAAGAAAAGAAATCAATTATGATAATTTAAGTGAATTTGCGGAAACTGTGGAATTATCTGATTTGGTGAAGGAGCAAGTGGAAATAAATGCAAAATATAATGTGTTTATCGAAAGGGAAAAGGCGCAGATTGAGAAATTTAAAAAACTGGAAAAAATGATAATTCCAAAGGACTTTAACTATGAAAGCGTAAAAGGGCTTAGTAATATTGCTATTTCTGGGCTTATGTATGGACAGCCGGAAACAATTGGACAGGCTAGCAGAATTAGTGGAGTTACTTATAATGATATTTCACTTTTAATTGCGATTTTGAAGAATTGATGTATAAAGTTAAATAATACTAGAGTTTGAATAGCATGGTTATGGTTTTCAAGTTCAGTTTTGATTAATTTTATTATGATATTTGAAAATTTAGGAAGGAAAAAAATGAAAGAAAGTATAAAAGAAAAAAATAGTTTAGCAGATAACAAAAAAACAAGGTTTGGAACGGAATCAATCCCAAAACTTCTGATTTCACTTGCAATACCGGCAATTATTGCCAATCTTGTAAATGCACTTTATAATATTGTGGATCAAGTTTTTATCGGGCAAAAAATCGGATTTTTGGGAAATGCGGCTACGAATGTAGCTTTCCCGCTTACGACGATTTGCCTTGCGATTGGGCTTATGACGGGAGTTGGAGCTGCGACTAACTTTAATCTAGAATTAGGGAGAAAACGTCCAAAAAGGGCAAAAAGTGTAGCAGGAACAGCGGTAACGATGCTTCTTTTAGGTGGAATTGTCCTATGCGTATTAATTAATATTTTTTTAAAGCCGATGCTGACAGTGTTTGGTGCTACAAATCAGATTTTTGACTATGCAATTGAATATACTCAGATTACATCTTTAGGAATACCGTTTTTATTATTTGCAATAGGGGCAAATCCTTTGGTAAGGGCTGATGGAAATGCCTTTTATTCAATGCTTGCGATAGTTGTCGGATCACTTGTGAATACGATACTGGATCCACTGTTTATGTTTGGATTTGATATGGGAATGGATGGAGCAGCCTGGGCAACAGTAATTGGGCAGTTTGTGTCAGCAGTTATGCTTGCTTTGTATTTTTTCAGGTTTAAAAGCGTAAAATTTGAATTAAGGGATTTTAAGATAAGAATACGGGAAATAGGGATTTTATTTGCATTAGGAACTTCGCCTTTTATTTTCCAATGTTCCGCTTTAATTATTCAAATTGTAACAAATAATCTGCTAAAGATATATGGAGCAAAATCTATTTATGGAAGTGAAATTCCTATTGCGGTTGCTGGAATTGTTATGAAAATAAATGTCATATTTATAGCAATTGTATTGGGGCTGACACAGGGAGCACAGCCTATTGCAGGATATAACTATGGTGCCAAAAAATATGGAAGAGTTTGGGAAATATTGAAATTAACGTTAAAAGTGGCATTTGTCATTTCATTAGTGGCATTTGCGGTATTCCAGTTTTTCCCAGTTCAGATAATCTCCATTTTTGGCAGCGGAAGCGAGCTCTATTTTAAATATGGAACAAAATATATGAGAATATTTTTATTTTTTATATTCCTGAACGGTGTACAAAGTGCCATTACAATGTTTTTAACATCAATTGGAAGAGCATTTCAAGGGGCTTTTTTGTCCCTTGTAAGACAAATTATATCACTTTTGCCTCTGCTCATAATTTTACCGTACTTTATGGGAGTTGACGGGATTATGTTCGCATTTCCGGTAGCGGATCTGGTGGCATTTATTGTATCGGTAATTATTTTGAAAAAGGAAATGAAAAAAATTCCGAAAATAGATGAGGTTGATTAAAAAAGATTGAAATAAAGGAGAAAAGAATTTAATGAAATTAATAGTGGGGCTTGGAAATCCTGGAGAAGAGTATAAATTAACAAGGCATAATATTGGGTTTATATTTATTGACGAATATTTGAAGAAAAATAATATAAATGATGTGAGAGAAAAGTTTAAATCGCTGTTTGTGCAGACAAATTATAATGGGGATAAAGTTTTTTATCAAAAGCCGACTACATTTATGAATTTGAGCGGAGAAGCGATTGGAGAAGCTGTCAGATTTTTTAAGATTGATCCAAAAACTGAACTTTTTGTAATTTATGATGATATGGATATGCAGTTTGGAAAATTGAAAATTAAGCAAAACGGAAGTGCGGGCGGGCATAATGGGATAAAATCCATTATATCACATGTTGGAAATGAATTTG
This window encodes:
- a CDS encoding lipopolysaccharide kinase InaA family protein encodes the protein MEEKKYEVNRKYDEKKLINVLKNFDKAGEYVVESGRNEIKRFEIDFENNLERVNLKRKKNNKIDDFKAKKMINVKKFKRKDFITNFFYKFKGSKAKRSYEYAKKLLEYKIKTPEPIAYFDDFMNENNKKNSYYISEELKYDFTCREVFWPEDIEEEKAKQGGNYKISEEMERMLTKVEKNREKIIKQFAKFSFNLHENGVEFEDYSPGNVLIKDKSGNYEFYLVDLNRMKFNVKFNLNRRMKNVSRMMENEKIARIFANEYAKYYKQREETVFRYLRYYIRKHKKYVDFMDITRPFRNIFKRKK
- the yaaA gene encoding S4 domain-containing protein YaaA: MKNIDSEIEEITINTEFIKLDQLLKWANFTGSGVEAKMFILNGEVKVNDAVETRRGKKIYDGDIVEFAGEKVVVRARH
- the dnaA gene encoding chromosomal replication initiator protein DnaA, with amino-acid sequence MDVVKLWEKVKKIMKRKINEGEFELFFENVKAVKIEDNVFTLTCNSKLIKESVEKYKSQMEEIVEIVTDEEIKMNFEVKKQDVMLYKSETHRLPKETREKAPIHTGLNPRHRLDNFVVGENSRLAYNACLAVVKNPTVYNPLFIFGSSGLGKTHLMQAVGNAILEKDPTKRVYYSTSEEFANEFFKVLNSGRIQHFRDTFRALDVLLLDDIQFFEKVFGRGEGTVEEEFFHTFNKLQELGKQIIMISDKSPKEIKNLSKRLESRFLSGLTVEIQSPGYETRMMILKNMAEAQGIEIDDSILEYISDSLNTNVRELEGTLTNLNARAKLLNEQITLELVQEMLMHNVKREQSKVTAQKVIEMISTHYNVSVADMKSKKRQKKIVETRQIAMYLLKNNDDLDLSLTAIGGLFGGKDHSTVISSIRKIDKKTKEDIVFKKEINTLNKKIFKK
- a CDS encoding DciA family protein produces the protein MEEIKELKSLALEAIEKQSSLLKNEKYIFLKIKKSWKQIVNGPIGEKTYPKGLFNRNLIVVINDNVIYHTTIMCKEVIKEKINTFLNGEFVENIEFMKINYKVKRDLLDELIENEENRGTIRIGEIPKGNVRKKEVNIEAENKITGRIEDIILSSEEIKEIHENIDKIDEKYEDIARNLEKIAIKLKKREKYLKSIGYIECENCKILFLQESNEKMCFECRMNEKNQKFQKITDLIRNKPYISEKQAVRMTNTDKSTYYKARDILAQQTYNDMLYYCLEKNREISLNEDYEFEIRSESREDVEKFIKNYVDYKVGSDNEEVFKIERKWALRRLRKDMKFRLENSRRY
- a CDS encoding spherulation-specific family 4 protein, whose protein sequence is MKKIFLMIGILLGINGFSDKNINKDNVKIKQSVIATTYTYPDGKNSFWNDILILGKEKVPYVLINPNNGAGKKVEVNYAAQIKKNKEAGIKNIAYIPTNYQKRNIGKVKDEVDRYLEFYGKDNINGFFFDEIASDTLQQVNYMKEVFDYVKNKSKNNFVIANPGAPITDAISPYADIFVTSEVSANVYINKFEKPKSNFENNKANAKHIWHIVHSANPKDYAEIIRLSKERNAGWLMITDDVMPNPYDRKPSKFVEMVNMVNMVND
- the recF gene encoding DNA replication/repair protein RecF (All proteins in this family for which functions are known are DNA-binding proteins that assist the filamentation of RecA onto DNA for the initiation of recombination or recombinational repair.) codes for the protein MYLDQISFNNFRCLVDGKLKFDRYFNLIYGKNGQGKTSLIEAVHFLATGKSFRTKKVKEIRKYNLNRLIVFGKYRHKDLSENAIAIDVNEDKKDFYIDREKNKYINYVGLLNIISFIPEDIELIIGNPGVRRNFFNYEISQAKKEYLQSIVNFEKILKVRNKLIKEKKTGEEIYKIYNEKFIEEGLNIVLNRQEFIKKISILLNLNYRKLFDENSELKLKYDCFLGDVEKKTREELKEKFEMLCKRKSEREKFLGYSLLGPQKDDFIFELNGKNAKAYSSQGEKKSIIFSLKISEIDILIKEKKEYPIFIMDDIASYFDEVRKKSILSYFANKKIQCFITSTEDLGIEGKKFIVEKGKVVEKK
- a CDS encoding tetratricopeptide repeat protein, encoding MYIKELLKEADKSIENYKYNDALVYLKSVLEIDESNYSALMTLSKIYTDFGMFEEAKEYAEKLYKKYPESKDTLFTLGLIYQSLGRLKKAILLYKKFLEIEKNYFVYLNMGMSYALLKYYRKAIENINIAIEMEPESSEAYVEKGDCLTMMGKYDEAISEYEKLLNFKFNEVEEFSLYARMGDTMAYANNIKEVIKYYNIAINCENVEDYIFEDYFEILFRAGEYSEIKILLLNYENATNENKKLSRIKMLNLQGRFFVKVADYESAQKVCDKMIILEPENFRHYVNLAYILELQHKYDRALECVDKMEKIMEDKEFLKELRKRIRKNKRKFEREKKKNSEE